One Terriglobia bacterium genomic region harbors:
- a CDS encoding c-type cytochrome codes for MKKLALNALILPLCLGLWGVAWTAAQTKKEVTVKTEATTELERGKKLFETNCASCHGKDGKGSGPVAVAMKAPPTDLSQIAKKNQGKFDEVHVMAFVDGEKAISAHGTREMPVWGTRFRRSKGSMESSLNIYVLMKYIESLQEK; via the coding sequence ATGAAGAAGCTCGCTTTGAACGCTCTCATCCTTCCGCTTTGCCTGGGCCTATGGGGCGTCGCGTGGACGGCAGCCCAAACCAAGAAAGAGGTGACAGTCAAGACAGAAGCCACAACGGAACTGGAGCGCGGCAAGAAGCTCTTCGAAACGAATTGCGCTTCCTGTCACGGCAAGGATGGCAAGGGAAGCGGGCCGGTCGCAGTGGCGATGAAGGCCCCCCCGACTGATCTGTCTCAAATCGCCAAAAAGAACCAGGGAAAATTCGACGAAGTCCATGTCATGGCCTTCGTGGATGGCGAGAAAGCCATTTCCGCTCATGGGACCAGGGAAATGCCCGTGTGGGGGACGCGATTTCGACGCAGCAAAGGATCGATGGAGTCCTCGTTGAACATTTACGTCTTGATGAAGTATATCGAGTCGCTGCAGGAAAAATGA